The following is a genomic window from Alkaliphilus sp. B6464.
TGTGCTATTGTCAAGCTAATATAATAATTAAGCAGAAGGTGGTAAAATTAATGTAAAAATAGAAAAAAGGATGGTTCTATGCCAACATTGTATTTAAAAGATTACAGGAAAATGAGAAAAATGACAATCATATTGGTTGTCATTTTTGATTTTCTTAATATCTTCTATCATTGTTTCGACTTCTTGAGGAGTTAAACATTTTTCCTTGGTTCACTTAGCAAGAGTTATATATTCAACACCGATTCCTCTTAACTCAACAGGTATCTGCTCTTCTTTTAATTTATGTGTATGTCAAATCAAATATATGCAATAGATAGCAACATGCTAATGAATAGTACAATCTAGCAGATTCATATGTTTTAATAGGGGGTGCTAATATGCAAGAAATTAATGTAAGGATCATACCGGGAGAGCATGATGTCGAAGTATTAAAAGCGATGGCTATGGCTGATTTTATTGAAAGACAAGTAGCGCACTTAGATTTAGAAAATAAGCTTCAAGTATATAAAAGCTTACTAGAAGATTTAGAAAGAAAGGATGGGAATAACTAATGTTTAAGCTATTACTTGAACTAAAGAGATTAATTAGAAACAAGAATGGAGGTATATTGTCTGATTTTGAGATAAGAAAGTGTTTAGGTGAGAAGTATTAATCGTTTATTATATTGTACTACACAAAATGGAAATCTAAGCAAAAGTTGACGAATTGGAAATTAGAAAGGAGATTTTTTAAAAATGTACATCGGATAAGTTTTACGAGACGTAAGGGTAGAAAAAGGAATTTTAATTACACAGTTAGAGGACAAGCTATATCTTACAAAATCGGCAGTCAGTAGGCTAGAGACTGGTAAGAGTCAACTAAATGATATGGGGGTAATCGTTCGCTGGGCAGAAGCTTTGCAAAGTAAATAAGCACTAAAGAGCACTTGCGACATGTGCCATGTTTTTACAGCGATGTGTGGACGTGAATTTTATGATTGTAAAAGATAAAGGGAGCATAATTGGGGTAGGGCTTAGGCTCTATCTTTTTTTTATTTTTACGCAGATATATCACAATTTATATGAAATTTCATAGTATATATTACAGCTAAGTATACTCCTAAAAGATAAACTAAGTTGTGTATTTAGCAGTACTTAAAATAAGAAAAGGTAGGTGTCATAAATGAGCGAAATTCTTGGAAAGGGTGGAGGTTGCGGCGGTGGTTTTTTTGGAAATCGAAGTAGCTTACTTTTCTTCTTTTTGATCTTAGTAATAATTTTCTGTAACTGTGGTCTTTTTGCAGAATCTGGAGATAGTTTACTATTCTTCTTCCTACTACTTGTTGTACTATTTTGTAGTTGTGGACGTGGCTTTTTCTTTAACTAAATAGATAGACTAACAGAATTAGGGTAGAGCTTAGGCTTTACCCACTTTTCTATTTCATGTTTAAAATAAACATTAATATTTTTAACTTAAATTTTTAGTAGTCATTTAATGTATATCACATCTGATATATCGTGAGTTACCATTATGGCTGTCTTTTTTTCTCTACGTAAAATGTTAGTAATATCGTCACTAACAGCAAGTCTATTCTGATAATCTAATGCGGAAAAGGGTTCGTCCAATAGCAATAAATTTGGTTCAATTGCTAGAGTTCTAATTAATGCAACTCTTTGCCTCATTCCACCAGATAACTGATTGGGATAATGATCTTTAAAATCAGCTAATCCATAAGTATCAAGTAGTGATGTAACACGCTTTATTGACTCATCATTTACTTTATTTTGGATTTCTAATCCAATCATTACATTTTCAATAATAGTTCGCCAAGGGAATAGATGATCATTTTGAAACATATATCCAATACTCTTGTTTGTTCCATCTATCTTATTACCATCAATAAATACTTCGCCCGAACTAGGCTTTATTAATCCGGCAATTATAGATAAAATCGTTGACTTACCGCAACCACTGGGACCTACGATAACAAGGATTTCGCCCTTATTAACATCGAAAGTAAGGTCATCAAGTGCTTTTGTTTCTCCGTCCAAAGTGTGATAGATTTTAGATACATTTCTTATTTCAACAAATTTTCCATTGTTCATGTAGTTACCTCCTCTAGACAATATCAATGCATAGTAAATCTATATGCTATATAATATGAATAGGGAGATATTGTGTTCCTCTCTACTATTCTTCATTAAACAATTGGTATAGTTCCATAATATCCCTTCATCAATTGATATACAAATACAAGTATTGAGACTAGGTACTAATACTTGGTAATGTTATTATATACTATTGTTTTATTTTGTAAATATTATTTTAGTATTAAAACCTACATAAGTTAAATACCATCCTACAAAATACATATAAATATATGTAAAATATTTCTATAATTACAGGAATATATAATTTATTGTCGAATACTTATACCATCTATATAGAATATATAATAAAGACTTCTACAAAATCTTTTAAATCAATGAAGCCTTCATTGTAGTTAATTTTATGAAAAGTGTATATTAATAAAATTTATACTTGTATATGCATTATAAAGAAATTAGTCATTTTATAGGGAGGAATTAAAAATGCTAGTCACAGGGGGACAAAGCGATTATAGTGAAGACACCACAGTGCATAGCTGCAATACAGCTAGATTATTAAGTAGTTACCTTAATGATAAAGAAAATGGAACATGTGAAACAGATAGTTGGCATTTTAGTAATGGGGATTTAATTATGATAATATTTGAAGCAACTACTAGAAAAATTGTTAGTGTTAACGATGCTGCCTGTAAATTTTATGGCTACAGCAAGGAAGAATTTTTATCTAAATGTATTAATGATATTAACACTTCAACATATGAAGAAATAGGTGATAGAATTGAAAAGACAAGAAATAATATAGAAAAAAGATTTACTACGCAGCATAGAGTCGCTAGTGGAAAGGTTAAGGATATCGAGGTTTTCAGTAATCCATTTACACTAAATGATCAAGAATTAATTCACAATATAGTGTTTGACATTACAAAGAGGATACAATACGAAAAAGAGCTAATGGAAAGTAAGGAAAGATATAAAAGATTAGTGCAACTATCTCCTTATGCTATTATGGTGCATACAGGTGATAGATTTATCTTTGTAAATAAAGCTGGAGCTAATTTATTTGAAGTATCTAATAGAAAGCAATTAATTGGAGTATCTATCAAGGATTTTATTCATGAAGACTTTAAGGATGTTATAATAAAAAAAATTGATAAAATAAAAAAGTCAAAGGAGAAAGTATTAGAGAAGGAAATTAAAATTGTAACCACCACTGGAAAGGTGGTAGATGTTAGTATGAACTTAAGCCTTATACAATATGATGGCGAAGAGGTTATAATGACAATTTTGACAGATATTACAGAGCGAAAAGAAAAGGAAAGGCTTTTAAAAAAGGCTGAAGAGGACAAAGAAAAGATGAATGAAATGATGGAATATGATAAATTAAGGACTGAATTCTTTGCTAATATATCTCACGAACTTAGAACGCCGATTAATGTAATTTTAGGTTCACTGCAGTTAGTAGATAAATATGAGGATGAATTTATCTTAAATCCGCATAAATTAAAGAAACTAGTCGGAACTATGAAACAAAATTGTTTTAGGCTTTTAAGATTAATAAACAACTTAATAGATATTACAAAAATTGATTCGGGATTTTTTACATTAACCCTACAAAATGTTGATATAGTAAAAGTTATAGAGGACATAGTACTATCGGTGGCCAACTATTATACTGGGAATATAGGAGTAGAAATAATATTTGATACTGACATAGAAGAAAAGATAATGGGTTTTGATCCGGATAAGTTAGAAAGAATTATGTTGAATCTTTTATCTAATGCTTTAAAGTTTACAGATAAAGGAGATAAAATAGAGGTTTATGTATATGATAAAAAGGACAAACTAATGATTTCCGTTAAGGATACGGGAACAGGAATTCCAGAAGAAAAATTAGATATCATATTTGATCGTTTTAGACAAGCAGACAAGTCCTTAACTAGAAATCATGAGGGAAGTGGTATTGGTTTATCTCTAGTAAAATCCTTTGTAGAGATGCATGGCGGCAGCGTTAGTGTTAAAAGTGAATATGGTAAGGGCAGTGAATTTATTATAGAAATGCCAGCAAAACTAGTTTCTGATTCTAATAATAGAAAAGATTTTGGAATGATGAGCCAAGATAATAAAAATATAAAGAGACACGTAGAACGAATTAATATTGAATTCTCTGATATTTATACATAGAACATAACAGGAGAAGAACCTTTTAAAAAGGGGTTCTTTTTTATATGTTTAACCTATAGTCTAGAGGGTAAAAAGCTTATAATTATACACTATAATCATATAAATAGCAAAAAAAGAACATATGTTTGAAAAATTGGGTAATAAATGGTAATATGGTAATATGGTAATGTAGAGCTAATAGGAATTTGCAGACTCTTTTAACCTAAATTTATTAAATCTTATTTTAGAGTTAACATTTATAGGCTTATATTTGAACTGGTCTTTGGTTACGGAATATGCGATAAATTGGTAAAAATAAAAGACTAAAGGAGTTTGGACACAATGAAAACTAAAGAAAAAAGTAAAATCCAGTTAGATATATTAAAAGATGAATTACATAGAATGTTGGATGACAGTAATGGAATAATTACAGATGAGATAGTTAAAATTAGTCAAGTTTTAGATGAGATAATTATTCAAGAAACAGAAAGATATAATTATGCTAAAAAAAATAATACCACTCATGAATGAGAGGTATTGGGTTTAAATTTAATTAGCTTTTCCACCATTAATTTCACCAGATTTTTGGATAGCATATTTAGCTAATACTGGTCCGAACACTTCATAAAATAGTACACCACCGAGGACTACTGTTGTTAATGCAACGCCTATCTGGGGTAATTCCTGGCGTACAATCATAGATAGGCCAATAGCTACACCAGCCTGTGGTAAAAGTCCAAGACCTAAATATTTTACAACATTATCATCGCATCCCGTAGCTTTAGCAGATAAGCCGGCGCCAATAATTTTACCAAGAGATCTAGCTACAATATAACCTATTCCTAAGGCACCAACTTTTGTAAGAACATTTAAATGCAAGCTAGCCCCTGCTAATGTGAAGAAAAACAAATATATTGGAGGAGTAAAGTCGTTAATAAGAGAAAATACGCGTTTGGAATTATGCATTAAATTAACAAGCGTTGCTCCCATCATCATACATGTAAGTAAAGCAGAGAGATGAAAAACTGAAGCTAATCCACTACCTGCTACAATAGAAGCTAAAACTAAGGCTAATAGTTCTTCTTGATTTTGGGCTTTGTTAGCTAAGAATGTAAGAAGTACTCCTAGAATAAAGCCTATACCAAGTGATCCTAGGATTTCTATAATTGGTTGCAACATCATTTGAATAAATGGAGAGTCACTTGTACCAAAGGATAATTTAGCAATGGCCATTGCAATACCAAATGCTATAACGCATACAGCGTCATCGATGGCTACAACAGGTAAGAGGGTTCTAGTTAGAGGACCTTCAGCCTTATATTGTCTGATTATCATTACTGTTGCTGCAGGAGCTGTAGCTGCTGCAATAGTTCCTAGTACAAGACTAAATGCAAAAGACTCTCCTAATATATAATGGCTTGTTAAAAATACCAATAAAACTGCGGTGAGAGCTTCGGCTAATGTAATAATAACAATTCTTTTTCCTACCTTTGCTAGATCCTTAAGATTAAATTCACTACCTATGCTAAATGCAATTGATGCTAAAGCGACTTCGTTAACAACTCCAAAACTTTCTACATCTAGATCAGAAACTATCCCAAGAATTGATGGACCTATCAACAAACCTCCCACTAAATAACCAGTAACATAAGGGAGAT
Proteins encoded in this region:
- a CDS encoding ABC transporter ATP-binding protein, whose product is MNNGKFVEIRNVSKIYHTLDGETKALDDLTFDVNKGEILVIVGPSGCGKSTILSIIAGLIKPSSGEVFIDGNKIDGTNKSIGYMFQNDHLFPWRTIIENVMIGLEIQNKVNDESIKRVTSLLDTYGLADFKDHYPNQLSGGMRQRVALIRTLAIEPNLLLLDEPFSALDYQNRLAVSDDITNILRREKKTAIMVTHDISDVIYIK
- a CDS encoding PAS domain-containing sensor histidine kinase, producing MLVTGGQSDYSEDTTVHSCNTARLLSSYLNDKENGTCETDSWHFSNGDLIMIIFEATTRKIVSVNDAACKFYGYSKEEFLSKCINDINTSTYEEIGDRIEKTRNNIEKRFTTQHRVASGKVKDIEVFSNPFTLNDQELIHNIVFDITKRIQYEKELMESKERYKRLVQLSPYAIMVHTGDRFIFVNKAGANLFEVSNRKQLIGVSIKDFIHEDFKDVIIKKIDKIKKSKEKVLEKEIKIVTTTGKVVDVSMNLSLIQYDGEEVIMTILTDITERKEKERLLKKAEEDKEKMNEMMEYDKLRTEFFANISHELRTPINVILGSLQLVDKYEDEFILNPHKLKKLVGTMKQNCFRLLRLINNLIDITKIDSGFFTLTLQNVDIVKVIEDIVLSVANYYTGNIGVEIIFDTDIEEKIMGFDPDKLERIMLNLLSNALKFTDKGDKIEVYVYDKKDKLMISVKDTGTGIPEEKLDIIFDRFRQADKSLTRNHEGSGIGLSLVKSFVEMHGGSVSVKSEYGKGSEFIIEMPAKLVSDSNNRKDFGMMSQDNKNIKRHVERINIEFSDIYT
- a CDS encoding Spo0E family sporulation regulatory protein-aspartic acid phosphatase, which codes for MDTMKTKEKSKIQLDILKDELHRMLDDSNGIITDEIVKISQVLDEIIIQETERYNYAKKNNTTHE
- a CDS encoding cation:proton antiporter yields the protein MNLLLKIGIILLIGVLGGRLAKYLHLPYVTGYLVGGLLIGPSILGIVSDLDVESFGVVNEVALASIAFSIGSEFNLKDLAKVGKRIVIITLAEALTAVLLVFLTSHYILGESFAFSLVLGTIAAATAPAATVMIIRQYKAEGPLTRTLLPVVAIDDAVCVIAFGIAMAIAKLSFGTSDSPFIQMMLQPIIEILGSLGIGFILGVLLTFLANKAQNQEELLALVLASIVAGSGLASVFHLSALLTCMMMGATLVNLMHNSKRVFSLINDFTPPIYLFFFTLAGASLHLNVLTKVGALGIGYIVARSLGKIIGAGLSAKATGCDDNVVKYLGLGLLPQAGVAIGLSMIVRQELPQIGVALTTVVLGGVLFYEVFGPVLAKYAIQKSGEINGGKAN